The Campylobacter sp. CN_NE2 genome contains a region encoding:
- a CDS encoding thermonuclease family protein: MKKFVFLFFAIFLGATFGASNDKNLQKVMQFTKFFDDRYFAFKINPIREIACEFSDLSVISIRNKPSCISDKKELEKFEKEHKSAVERILQPGRNYFIKINSSKSKDHFGCDISTDKKNFRLVLVKEGFAVPSKNAHKLLHEAYEDAVKNKKGMFSAKFESVTECILGEIPNSKKKEEIKEEPKAQTPQAPQKNENKIKIEIN, from the coding sequence ATGAAAAAATTTGTTTTTTTATTTTTTGCGATTTTTTTGGGAGCTACTTTTGGTGCTTCAAACGATAAAAATTTGCAAAAAGTTATGCAATTTACGAAATTTTTTGACGACAGATATTTTGCCTTTAAAATCAATCCTATAAGAGAAATCGCTTGTGAATTTAGCGATTTAAGCGTTATTTCTATACGAAATAAGCCAAGTTGTATAAGTGATAAAAAAGAGCTTGAAAAATTTGAAAAAGAGCATAAAAGTGCGGTTGAGCGAATTTTGCAGCCGGGGCGAAATTATTTCATAAAAATTAACTCTTCAAAAAGCAAAGATCATTTTGGTTGTGACATTAGCACCGATAAAAAGAATTTTCGCTTAGTGCTAGTCAAAGAGGGCTTTGCCGTGCCAAGCAAAAACGCTCACAAACTTTTGCACGAAGCTTACGAAGATGCTGTTAAAAACAAAAAAGGTATGTTTAGTGCTAAATTTGAAAGCGTTACAGAGTGCATTTTGGGTGAAATTCCAAATTCCAAGAAAAAAGAAGAGATAAAAGAAGAGCCAAAAGCACAAACGCCACAAGCACCACAAAAAAATGAAAATAAAATAAAGATAGAAATAAATTAA
- the thiE gene encoding thiamine phosphate synthase — translation MSQIYALTDDNLTPISTIFSQVREILDSGVKFVQYRSKTAFQDEKIIASLISLCEDFNANLIINDNVEMAKKLGAHGVHIGKDDGEIKNVREFLGADKIIGVTCYSDLERAKFAQNNGASYVGFGAMRSSHTKPNAPLCEEQIIIKAKEILQIPLCVIGGINAKNLAEILELKPDFIALVEAIYKPNSISQNISNLKGIINERI, via the coding sequence ATGAGCCAAATTTACGCATTAACCGATGATAATCTAACGCCAATTTCTACCATTTTTTCGCAAGTGCGTGAAATTTTAGATAGTGGCGTAAAATTCGTGCAGTATCGTTCTAAAACAGCGTTTCAAGATGAAAAAATAATTGCTTCGTTGATTTCACTTTGCGAAGATTTTAACGCAAATTTGATAATCAATGACAATGTGGAAATGGCAAAAAAACTGGGTGCGCATGGCGTTCATATCGGCAAAGATGACGGCGAAATAAAAAATGTGCGTGAATTTTTGGGGGCTGATAAAATCATCGGCGTAACTTGTTATAGCGATTTAGAACGGGCAAAATTCGCACAAAATAATGGAGCTAGTTATGTCGGTTTTGGCGCAATGAGATCAAGTCATACAAAACCAAACGCACCACTTTGCGAAGAGCAAATCATAATAAAAGCAAAAGAGATTTTACAAATTCCGCTTTGCGTTATCGGTGGTATAAATGCTAAAAATTTAGCCGAAATTTTAGAGTTAAAGCCTGATTTTATCGCACTTGTGGAGGCGATTTATAAGCCAAATTCGATTTCGCAAAATATTTCAAATTTAAAAGGTATAATAAATGAACGCATTTGA
- the putP gene encoding sodium/proline symporter PutP: MSVWTYIAIAMYFLFLIFVGRYYYNKNANMSEYLLDNRRLNPLVTALSAGASDMSGWMLLGLPGALYATGICSIWIAIGLSIGAWCNYKFLAKRLRIYTEVASDSITIPDFLENRFKDKTKALRIISGLLIMIFFTLYVSSGIIAGGKTFESFFGLSFTTGAIATICIVVFYTFFGGFKAVCITDAFQGTLMFLVLVLIPISAYLALDIPTGSSFVAEMSKFSDHHFDLFYNQSFLGILGLMAWGLGYFGQPHIIVRFMAIRSSKELDQARRIGISWMVLGLVGAVASGMIGYLYFNQKGIPLSDPEKVFLELGKIFFHPFVVGVIISAVLAAIMSTISSQLLVSASSVTKDFIFAFYKKEVSPSTQALSSRLAVVVVAIVASFLAFMSNDTILNVVGNAWAGFGASFGAVLLFSLYSKNMSALSALIGMLVGGITVIVWILSGLSSVVYELLPGFVFSAVAILLVNRYNAVLNKMADEPNSQVISAEFDKMEKRNNE, encoded by the coding sequence ATGAGTGTTTGGACATATATTGCCATTGCTATGTATTTTTTGTTTTTGATTTTTGTGGGGCGTTATTATTACAATAAAAACGCAAATATGAGCGAGTATTTACTTGATAATCGTCGCTTAAATCCGCTTGTAACGGCACTTTCAGCAGGAGCTAGTGATATGAGTGGCTGGATGCTACTTGGGCTTCCTGGTGCGCTTTATGCAACCGGAATTTGTAGCATTTGGATAGCCATTGGGCTTAGTATCGGTGCGTGGTGCAACTACAAATTTTTAGCAAAAAGGCTTCGAATTTACACAGAAGTTGCGAGTGATAGTATCACAATACCTGATTTCCTAGAAAATCGTTTTAAAGACAAAACCAAAGCCCTACGCATAATCTCAGGGCTTTTGATTATGATTTTTTTCACGCTTTATGTTTCAAGCGGTATCATCGCAGGGGGCAAAACATTTGAGAGCTTTTTTGGGCTAAGCTTTACCACAGGGGCAATTGCGACCATTTGTATCGTTGTTTTTTACACATTTTTTGGCGGTTTTAAAGCCGTTTGTATAACAGATGCTTTTCAAGGAACGCTAATGTTTTTAGTTCTTGTGCTAATACCGATTTCTGCGTATTTAGCGCTTGATATTCCTACTGGTAGCTCGTTTGTGGCTGAAATGTCTAAATTTAGCGACCACCACTTCGACCTTTTTTATAACCAAAGCTTTTTAGGCATTTTAGGGCTTATGGCGTGGGGTTTGGGCTACTTTGGTCAGCCACATATCATCGTGCGTTTTATGGCGATTCGCAGTTCAAAAGAGCTAGATCAGGCTAGACGAATCGGCATTTCGTGGATGGTTTTAGGGCTTGTTGGCGCTGTGGCAAGTGGTATGATAGGGTATTTATATTTTAACCAAAAAGGAATTCCGTTAAGCGACCCTGAAAAAGTATTTTTGGAGCTTGGTAAAATTTTCTTTCACCCGTTTGTCGTTGGCGTGATTATTTCGGCTGTTTTGGCTGCCATTATGAGCACCATTTCAAGCCAACTTTTAGTAAGTGCAAGTTCAGTTACAAAAGACTTTATTTTCGCATTTTACAAAAAAGAAGTTAGCCCTAGCACACAAGCCCTTTCTAGCCGTTTGGCTGTCGTCGTCGTGGCGATCGTGGCTAGTTTTTTAGCTTTTATGTCAAATGATACCATTTTAAATGTCGTCGGAAACGCTTGGGCTGGGTTTGGTGCGAGTTTTGGAGCTGTGCTTTTATTTAGTTTGTATTCAAAAAATATGAGCGCACTTTCTGCACTTATCGGTATGCTAGTGGGCGGAATAACCGTCATCGTGTGGATTTTATCAGGGCTTTCAAGCGTAGTTTATGAACTGCTTCCGGGATTTGTTTTCTCAGCCGTTGCGATTTTGCTAGTAAATCGCTACAACGCAGTTTTAAACAAAATGGCAGACGAGCCAAATTCGCAAGTCATAAGTGCCGAATTTGATAAAATGGAAAAACGAAATAACGAATAA
- a CDS encoding undecaprenyl-diphosphate phosphatase, with protein MNAFDAVILGIVEGLTEFLPVSSTGHMILASHFLGLEQTDVLKCFEVVIQLGSILAVVFMFFERLKQDFSLWVKLMVGFFPTAIIGFLMYKTIKSLFSPATTAYMLVIWGVIFIVVELLRKKNPPKSESEHFSEISYKQAFIIGLSQCFAMVPGTSRSGATIIAGLLCGLSRNLAARFSFLLAIPTMFAATLYDTYKNLDTFAQNSQNIWIFLLGGAVAFVVALIAIKLFLSFVSKFDFIPFGIYRIIVGILFLVVIL; from the coding sequence ATGAACGCATTTGACGCCGTGATTTTAGGCATAGTGGAAGGCTTGACCGAATTTTTACCTGTTAGTTCAACAGGGCACATGATTTTAGCGTCGCATTTTTTGGGTTTGGAGCAGACAGATGTGCTAAAATGCTTTGAAGTCGTAATTCAACTAGGCTCGATTTTAGCGGTAGTTTTTATGTTTTTTGAACGCTTAAAACAAGATTTTTCGCTTTGGGTTAAGCTAATGGTCGGATTTTTCCCCACAGCAATCATCGGATTTTTGATGTATAAGACGATAAAATCGCTATTTTCGCCTGCAACGACGGCGTATATGCTTGTCATTTGGGGCGTGATTTTTATCGTGGTCGAGCTACTTCGCAAGAAAAATCCGCCTAAAAGTGAAAGCGAACATTTCAGCGAAATTTCATACAAACAGGCCTTTATAATCGGGCTTTCGCAGTGTTTTGCTATGGTGCCTGGCACTTCTAGATCGGGAGCGACCATTATCGCAGGGCTTCTTTGTGGGCTTAGCCGAAATTTAGCGGCCCGATTTAGCTTTTTACTAGCGATTCCTACGATGTTTGCGGCGACTTTGTATGATACTTACAAAAACCTTGACACCTTCGCGCAAAATTCGCAAAATATTTGGATTTTTCTGCTTGGTGGCGCGGTTGCCTTCGTGGTCGCGCTAATTGCAATCAAGCTGTTTTTGAGCTTTGTTAGCAAATTTGACTTTATCCCGTTTGGAATTTATCGCATTATCGTAGGAATTTTGTTTTTGGTTGTAATTTTATAG
- a CDS encoding DUF2130 domain-containing protein → MENIICPHCGEKFSLDNDNANRIFSQLRDGAFKDELQRRLEIEKANLNAIFQEKLNSQKTKLNSEFSEQISNLKNDLQISQNQNANLQTQMNTNIENEKLKITQQNANEIANLRQEISNLKNRLSNELNLKSVEIQNARLQIQNELNAEFSEEKTALNAKIESLKNEVNLKQNEVDFYKDFKAKQSIKLLGESLEQHCLVEFNKVRSMLPMSVYFEKDNEIIDGTKGDFIYRELDESGVEVISIMFEMKNEADLSANKKKNEDFLDKLDKDRKKKNCEFAVLVSVLEPDNEYYNAGIVDISHRYEKMFVIRPQFFIPLISILRNANLTSFAAKKALEFEKNRNIDITNFEEKLIKFRDSFAKNCDNAAKNFDGAIEEIDKAIKNLQDTKERLIKSMKWLDTANRKSSEDLTIKKLTHKNPTMKKAFAELNSNEQNSQNLLGYDQESENL, encoded by the coding sequence ATGGAAAATATCATCTGTCCGCATTGTGGCGAAAAATTTAGTCTAGATAATGATAACGCTAATCGAATTTTTTCGCAACTGCGAGACGGCGCGTTTAAAGATGAGCTTCAAAGAAGATTAGAAATCGAAAAAGCGAATTTAAACGCCATTTTCCAAGAAAAGCTAAATTCGCAAAAAACAAAGCTAAATAGCGAATTTAGCGAACAAATATCAAATTTAAAAAACGATTTGCAAATTTCGCAAAACCAAAATGCGAATTTGCAAACTCAAATGAATACAAATATCGAAAACGAAAAGCTAAAAATAACGCAACAAAACGCAAATGAAATCGCAAATCTAAGGCAAGAGATTTCAAATTTGAAAAATAGATTATCAAACGAATTAAATTTAAAAAGCGTTGAAATTCAAAATGCAAGATTGCAAATTCAAAATGAACTAAATGCCGAATTTAGCGAAGAAAAAACTGCATTAAATGCCAAAATAGAAAGCTTGAAAAATGAAGTAAATTTAAAGCAAAACGAAGTTGATTTTTACAAAGATTTTAAAGCTAAACAAAGCATAAAACTTCTTGGCGAGAGCCTAGAACAGCATTGTTTGGTCGAATTTAACAAAGTAAGAAGTATGCTTCCGATGAGCGTTTATTTTGAAAAAGATAATGAAATAATCGACGGCACTAAGGGCGATTTTATCTACCGAGAGCTTGATGAAAGCGGCGTGGAAGTGATTTCGATTATGTTTGAGATGAAAAATGAAGCTGATTTAAGCGCAAATAAAAAGAAAAATGAAGATTTTTTGGATAAGCTTGATAAAGATAGAAAAAAGAAAAACTGCGAATTTGCGGTTTTGGTTAGTGTGCTAGAACCTGATAATGAGTATTATAACGCAGGAATCGTCGATATTTCGCATAGATATGAAAAAATGTTTGTTATTCGTCCGCAGTTTTTTATACCGCTTATTAGCATTTTACGAAATGCGAATTTAACGAGCTTTGCAGCCAAAAAAGCATTAGAATTTGAAAAAAATAGAAATATCGACATTACAAATTTTGAAGAAAAACTTATCAAATTTAGAGATAGTTTTGCCAAAAACTGCGACAATGCAGCAAAAAATTTCGACGGGGCTATCGAAGAAATCGACAAAGCCATAAAAAATTTGCAAGATACAAAAGAGAGATTAATCAAGTCGATGAAATGGCTAGATACCGCAAATAGGAAATCTAGCGAAGATTTGACAATCAAAAAACTAACGCATAAAAATCCTACGATGAAAAAGGCATTTGCCGAGCTAAATTCAAACGAGCAAAATTCGCAAAATTTGCTAGGATACGACCAAGAAAGCGAGAATTTGTAA
- a CDS encoding amino acid ABC transporter ATP-binding protein — protein sequence MIEVSNLTKFYGDLQVLNDISVKVNKGDIVAIIGPSGGGKSTFLRCLNLLETPSGGTIKIDGKDILQKGVDINKIRQKVSMVFQHFNLFANKSVLDNLILAPVKTGLCSKEEAVENAKVLLKKVGLLDKIDAFPHKLSGGQKQRIAIARALAMNPEVILFDEPTSALDPEMIGEVLGIMKEVAKEGITMLVVTHEMGFAKNVANRIFFMDGGKITVDDTPNSVFSQPKNERLKEFLNKVLNH from the coding sequence ATGATTGAAGTTTCAAATTTAACCAAATTTTACGGAGATTTGCAGGTTTTAAACGACATTTCGGTTAAGGTTAATAAAGGCGATATTGTCGCAATCATAGGTCCAAGCGGTGGCGGAAAAAGCACATTTTTAAGATGTTTAAATTTGCTTGAAACTCCAAGCGGCGGGACTATTAAGATTGACGGAAAAGATATTTTACAAAAGGGCGTTGATATAAACAAAATTCGCCAAAAAGTCAGCATGGTTTTTCAGCATTTTAATCTTTTTGCAAATAAAAGCGTTTTGGATAATTTAATTCTAGCGCCCGTAAAAACGGGACTTTGCAGCAAAGAAGAAGCCGTAGAAAATGCAAAAGTTTTATTAAAAAAAGTTGGATTACTTGATAAAATCGATGCCTTTCCGCACAAGCTTTCAGGTGGTCAAAAGCAAAGAATAGCTATTGCAAGGGCATTAGCGATGAATCCGGAAGTGATTTTATTTGACGAGCCGACTTCTGCATTGGACCCTGAGATGATAGGCGAAGTGCTTGGCATTATGAAAGAGGTGGCAAAAGAAGGCATTACAATGCTAGTTGTTACCCATGAAATGGGATTTGCAAAAAATGTGGCAAATCGAATTTTCTTTATGGACGGCGGTAAAATAACCGTCGATGATACGCCAAATTCGGTATTTAGCCAACCAAAAAATGAGAGATTAAAAGAGTTTTTAAATAAGGTTTTAAACCATTGA
- a CDS encoding sulfurtransferase produces the protein MSVAKFATKLSAVVALTSCLFALDLPQNKVVDVEWLKANLADKDLVLIDLQEGEGYAAGHIKGAIAWKEADFREARGEMPGFIASPTTVERLFQKSGIKDTSAVVFYNDAKAAPDYTLSTLAVFVSEYYGFTNTAILNGGIDAWKKAGGELSTEASAPEKSDFKITKFNTDIVASVYQIDEAVVTNNMALIDARNDAFYNGEKAHPKADKGGHLEGVDGQIFIGKIAKENDGIFYINTDKDALGEVYKGAGVDPMAPQIWYCNTGWHASGGWFATKYIMGNDKVKNYEGSMVEYSKLSKRKVLKGDEK, from the coding sequence ATGAGTGTTGCAAAATTTGCTACAAAATTAAGCGCAGTGGTTGCTTTAACTTCTTGTTTATTTGCTTTGGATTTACCACAAAACAAGGTTGTTGATGTCGAGTGGTTAAAAGCAAATTTAGCCGATAAAGATTTGGTTTTGATCGATCTTCAAGAGGGCGAAGGATATGCAGCAGGTCATATTAAAGGTGCGATTGCATGGAAAGAAGCTGATTTTAGAGAGGCAAGAGGAGAAATGCCGGGATTTATCGCTTCTCCGACAACAGTTGAGAGATTATTTCAAAAAAGCGGTATCAAAGATACTAGCGCGGTAGTTTTCTACAACGACGCAAAAGCGGCTCCTGATTATACGCTTTCGACTTTGGCAGTATTTGTATCTGAATACTATGGATTTACAAATACAGCTATATTAAATGGTGGTATTGATGCTTGGAAAAAAGCAGGTGGCGAACTTAGTACAGAAGCGAGTGCGCCTGAAAAAAGCGACTTTAAAATTACTAAATTTAACACAGATATAGTTGCTTCTGTTTATCAAATAGACGAAGCTGTTGTTACAAATAATATGGCGTTAATCGATGCTAGAAATGACGCATTTTATAACGGCGAAAAAGCTCACCCAAAAGCCGATAAAGGCGGACATTTAGAAGGCGTTGATGGACAAATTTTCATTGGTAAAATTGCAAAAGAAAATGACGGAATTTTCTATATAAATACTGATAAAGATGCGCTTGGTGAAGTTTATAAAGGCGCAGGAGTTGATCCGATGGCACCGCAAATTTGGTATTGCAACACTGGTTGGCATGCAAGCGGTGGTTGGTTTGCGACAAAATATATCATGGGAAATGACAAAGTCAAAAACTATGAAGGTAGTATGGTCGAATACTCTAAACTTTCAAAAAGAAAAGTTTTAAAAGGCGATGAAAAATAA
- a CDS encoding basic amino acid ABC transporter substrate-binding protein, which translates to MKFFKFLLATALMFGIANAKDVLVLGTNAEYPPFEFVDENTTITGFDMELVAELAKRAEVKYEILNMSFDGLIPALKSGKIDFIASAMSATDERRNAVDFTDAYYSTENLYVKRKADSSINSKDDLKGKKVAAQLGTVQEAAVRDQGLDVTTNENMTILFMSLKNSKVDAICVDSSVGYEYLKQNDDLAEFFTEPDGSEGFSFAFDKGKYPEVIAKFNAALEEVKKDGTYDKLLEKYNLK; encoded by the coding sequence ATGAAATTTTTTAAATTTCTACTTGCGACTGCTTTAATGTTTGGCATTGCAAACGCAAAAGATGTTTTAGTTCTTGGCACAAATGCCGAGTATCCGCCGTTTGAATTTGTCGATGAAAATACGACTATTACGGGCTTTGATATGGAGTTAGTTGCTGAATTAGCAAAAAGAGCCGAAGTAAAATACGAGATTTTAAATATGAGTTTTGACGGGCTAATTCCTGCGTTAAAATCAGGCAAAATCGACTTTATCGCTTCTGCTATGAGTGCGACTGATGAACGCAGAAATGCGGTTGATTTTACCGACGCTTACTATTCGACAGAGAATTTATATGTGAAAAGAAAAGCTGATTCTAGCATAAATTCAAAAGACGATCTAAAAGGCAAAAAGGTCGCCGCTCAGCTTGGCACGGTTCAAGAAGCCGCAGTTAGGGATCAAGGCTTAGATGTTACGACAAATGAAAATATGACGATTTTGTTTATGTCGCTTAAAAATAGCAAAGTCGATGCGATTTGCGTTGATTCGTCTGTGGGCTATGAATACCTAAAACAAAACGATGATTTGGCTGAGTTTTTTACTGAACCAGACGGCAGCGAAGGCTTTTCATTTGCGTTTGATAAAGGCAAATACCCAGAAGTCATCGCTAAATTTAATGCCGCACTTGAAGAAGTCAAAAAAGACGGCACTTACGATAAACTTTTGGAAAAATATAATTTGAAATAA
- the nrfD gene encoding NrfD/PsrC family molybdoenzyme membrane anchor subunit: MTTIAKNKDFRLLFVALALCCIGLIGIALVFFNGQEASYGVSREIPFGLLLMGYAFFVGISVGVATIATADHLFGFHAFSKISRHLQLLAISALLAAFWLIFWELGSPFKLQVLRFVRYYFNFAVESPIWWMSTFYLIETPLLIIELILMLKGDEKSSFLAGIVAFIMGIVAFSTLSMVFAVNSARPIWHTPSFTISFIFGALICGISVIFAFVNLSKKALNERILRNLNIFMFLILLAVLFINFWGIVISSYGSGSYLAKNFEVFTNGNLSFNFYFFEILVGILLPMILLILSKFQNLKISFLAGILAIIGVFFARFDGIVGGQLVRVESEILGKIEFGSYYPSLAEITIFISGIGVMLFIYALGKTFLNLESEK; this comes from the coding sequence ATGACAACAATCGCTAAAAACAAGGATTTTAGGCTTCTTTTTGTTGCACTGGCACTTTGCTGTATCGGACTAATCGGCATTGCATTGGTATTTTTCAACGGACAAGAAGCTAGTTATGGTGTAAGCAGGGAGATTCCGTTTGGGCTTTTGCTTATGGGATATGCCTTTTTTGTGGGCATTAGCGTAGGAGTTGCCACTATCGCTACGGCTGATCATCTCTTTGGATTTCACGCATTTTCTAAAATTTCACGCCATTTACAGCTTTTGGCTATTAGCGCGCTTTTAGCGGCATTTTGGCTGATTTTTTGGGAGCTTGGAAGCCCTTTTAAACTGCAAGTTTTGCGCTTCGTGCGATATTACTTTAATTTCGCGGTAGAAAGCCCGATTTGGTGGATGAGCACTTTTTATCTTATCGAAACTCCGCTTTTAATAATCGAGCTAATTTTAATGCTAAAAGGCGACGAAAAATCAAGTTTCCTAGCAGGAATTGTCGCATTTATAATGGGAATAGTCGCTTTTAGCACACTATCAATGGTCTTTGCCGTAAATTCAGCTAGACCAATCTGGCATACGCCAAGCTTTACTATTTCATTTATTTTTGGAGCTTTGATTTGCGGCATAAGCGTGATTTTTGCCTTTGTAAATTTAAGCAAAAAAGCCCTAAATGAGCGAATTTTGCGAAATTTGAATATTTTTATGTTTTTGATACTTTTGGCTGTTTTATTTATAAATTTTTGGGGCATTGTGATTTCATCGTATGGAAGCGGAAGCTATCTAGCCAAAAATTTTGAAGTTTTTACAAACGGAAATTTGTCGTTTAATTTCTATTTTTTCGAAATTTTAGTTGGAATTTTGCTTCCGATGATTTTGCTTATTTTGTCTAAATTTCAAAATTTAAAAATTTCATTTTTGGCTGGAATTTTAGCCATTATCGGCGTATTTTTTGCTAGGTTTGACGGCATTGTGGGTGGTCAGCTTGTGAGGGTTGAGAGCGAGATTTTGGGCAAGATAGAGTTTGGCTCATACTACCCGAGCCTTGCAGAAATCACTATTTTTATCTCAGGCATTGGCGTAATGCTCTTTATTTACGCACTTGGAAAAACATTTTTAAATTTGGAGAGTGAAAAATGA
- a CDS encoding energy-coupling factor ABC transporter ATP-binding protein — protein sequence MSCNLKITNLCAKMGERVLFENLNLELSHKQKVAIIGPNGCGKTTMLEILGGLREKNGGEIEIFHHKISNLSEFAKFRREIGFLFQNSFEQFIAPKVFDDVAFGLFARNEALQKERKNSSIESELDKHLREHHFLKREILSKDEIYEKTLAVLENLGISHLKDKIVFHLSGGEAKLVALAGVLVCEPQILLLDEPTTGLDEKMQENLAKILKGLDLSQIIVSHDKEFISSVAKKIYFLTPKGLCE from the coding sequence TTGAGTTGCAACCTAAAAATAACCAATCTTTGCGCTAAAATGGGCGAAAGGGTGCTTTTTGAGAATTTAAATTTAGAGCTTTCGCATAAACAAAAAGTCGCCATTATCGGACCAAACGGCTGTGGCAAGACCACAATGCTTGAAATTTTAGGCGGTTTGCGTGAGAAAAACGGCGGCGAGATCGAAATTTTTCATCACAAAATTTCAAATTTAAGCGAATTTGCCAAATTTAGGCGAGAAATCGGCTTTTTATTTCAAAATAGCTTTGAGCAATTCATCGCCCCAAAAGTCTTTGACGATGTCGCATTTGGGTTGTTTGCGCGAAACGAAGCCCTGCAAAAAGAGCGAAAAAATTCTAGCATCGAAAGCGAACTTGACAAACATTTACGAGAGCATCATTTTTTGAAACGAGAAATTCTAAGCAAAGATGAAATTTATGAAAAAACGCTTGCGGTGCTTGAAAATTTGGGAATTTCGCACTTAAAAGATAAAATCGTTTTTCATCTCTCTGGCGGCGAAGCAAAGCTTGTCGCACTTGCCGGAGTGCTGGTCTGTGAGCCACAAATTTTGTTGCTAGATGAGCCTACAACGGGGCTTGATGAAAAAATGCAAGAAAACTTGGCAAAGATTTTAAAAGGGCTTGACCTTAGCCAAATCATCGTTTCGCACGATAAAGAATTTATTTCTAGTGTGGCGAAAAAAATTTATTTTCTTACCCCAAAGGGGCTTTGTGAGTAG
- a CDS encoding molecular chaperone TorD family protein — MKNNRALIDCLDLCADLFAFPEQNWCERYFELGEFANGEFAEFFDENSNVKFKDLKVPNLDEIISDYINFFDLNSAKFGTSLMAGIWLDKKMFGKNHDEICKFYEICGYKVEKNCDHISNLIAFCAILVENGETQKFNEFCKFLSWIGDLKANLANLPNLVHFEFILCFFEFLIANLKDKQ, encoded by the coding sequence ATGAAAAATAATAGGGCTCTGATTGATTGCCTAGATTTGTGTGCTGATTTGTTTGCTTTTCCGGAGCAGAATTGGTGCGAGAGATACTTTGAACTCGGTGAATTTGCAAACGGCGAATTTGCCGAGTTTTTTGACGAAAATTCAAATGTCAAATTTAAAGATTTAAAAGTGCCAAATTTAGATGAGATTATTAGTGATTATATAAATTTTTTCGACCTAAACTCAGCTAAATTTGGCACTTCATTAATGGCTGGAATTTGGCTAGATAAAAAAATGTTTGGCAAAAACCACGATGAAATTTGCAAATTTTATGAAATTTGTGGCTACAAAGTAGAAAAAAACTGCGATCATATATCAAATTTAATTGCATTTTGTGCTATTTTAGTTGAAAACGGAGAAACTCAAAAATTTAATGAATTTTGCAAATTTTTATCGTGGATTGGGGATTTAAAAGCAAATTTGGCAAATTTACCAAATTTAGTTCATTTTGAGTTTATTTTGTGTTTTTTTGAGTTTTTGATTGCGAATTTAAAGGACAAACAATGA
- a CDS encoding amino acid ABC transporter permease: MNEKVLKVLVFIVIICVGLYFTYPENLNDARKIAYVKAYGTTLTLTLGGVLIGIILGFILAFIKFLGIKPLNFIIDEYIDIIRGTPIVIQLMIFVFVIFATWQNNVIAAIFALGLNSSAYVAEIVRSGINSVDNGQMEAARAMGLDYKTSMKEIVFPQAIKNILPALANEFIVLFKETSVVGMVAIIDVTQFSKSLQATMYSVQPILFAAVIYYASVKFFSLLAKLLEKRLNRHD, encoded by the coding sequence TTGAACGAAAAGGTTTTAAAAGTTCTTGTTTTCATTGTTATCATCTGCGTTGGGCTTTATTTTACTTACCCTGAAAATTTAAATGATGCTCGTAAAATAGCTTATGTCAAGGCTTACGGAACTACTTTGACGCTGACTTTGGGCGGTGTTTTAATCGGCATTATTTTGGGTTTTATTTTGGCATTTATCAAATTTTTAGGCATAAAACCGCTAAATTTCATCATCGACGAATATATCGACATAATCCGCGGAACGCCGATAGTCATACAACTTATGATTTTTGTTTTTGTTATTTTTGCGACTTGGCAAAACAATGTCATAGCCGCCATTTTCGCACTTGGCTTAAATAGCTCAGCCTATGTCGCCGAAATCGTGCGAAGCGGAATAAACAGCGTAGATAACGGACAAATGGAAGCAGCAAGAGCTATGGGGTTGGATTATAAAACTTCGATGAAGGAAATCGTTTTTCCACAAGCGATAAAAAATATCTTACCTGCTTTGGCAAACGAATTTATCGTGCTTTTTAAAGAAACTTCGGTTGTGGGTATGGTTGCCATTATCGATGTTACGCAGTTTTCAAAAAGTTTGCAAGCTACGATGTATTCTGTTCAGCCGATACTTTTTGCAGCAGTCATTTACTATGCTAGTGTAAAATTCTTTTCGCTTTTGGCAAAATTGCTAGAAAAAAGGCTAAATAGACATGATTGA